A window of Rubricoccus marinus contains these coding sequences:
- a CDS encoding four helix bundle protein, protein MSGFKRFEDIQAWQLGRELTRRVYEVTREGAFSRDFGLRDQIQRAAVSITSNIAEGFERRSPAEFARFLLIARGSSGEVRSQLYAALDLGYIDRETFDELSRLASRISGATGALAHHNRNRTGRVSEDESDLYLVPGTPYPTTE, encoded by the coding sequence GTGAGCGGCTTCAAGCGCTTTGAAGACATCCAGGCATGGCAACTCGGGCGCGAGCTGACGCGCCGTGTGTACGAGGTCACACGCGAAGGCGCATTCTCGCGAGACTTCGGGCTTCGCGATCAGATCCAGCGCGCGGCTGTCTCCATCACCTCCAACATCGCTGAAGGCTTCGAGCGCCGAAGCCCTGCCGAGTTCGCACGGTTTCTCTTGATCGCCAGAGGCTCCTCTGGCGAGGTCCGCTCTCAACTCTACGCTGCTCTCGACCTCGGCTACATCGACCGAGAAACGTTCGATGAGCTCTCGCGCCTCGCGTCTCGGATTTCAGGCGCGACCGGGGCTCTCGCCCACCACAATCGCAACCGCACGGGTCGTGTCTCTGAAGACGAATCCGACCTGTACCTCGTACCCGGTACTCCGTACCCCACCACAGAATGA
- a CDS encoding anthranilate synthase component II, producing the protein MILVIDNYDSFTYNLVHLVGAETDQMRVVRNDEITVDDVRVMDPAGILISPGPGRPADAGITEPVIRDLGPTTPIFGVCLGMQAIGEVYGGDVVHAPALMHGKTSRVRHDGSGVFENVEPDFVATRYHSLIVDRATLPEPLAVTAESAEDTRGEGIIMGLRHKTHPVCGVQFHPESVLTTEGPKMVANWVRAALARAGTGYEVQGTSS; encoded by the coding sequence ATGATCCTCGTCATCGACAACTACGACTCGTTTACGTACAACCTCGTCCACCTGGTGGGCGCGGAGACGGACCAGATGCGCGTCGTCCGCAACGACGAGATCACGGTCGACGACGTGCGCGTGATGGACCCGGCGGGCATCCTCATCTCCCCCGGCCCGGGCCGACCGGCCGACGCGGGCATCACCGAGCCGGTCATCCGCGACCTCGGCCCCACGACGCCCATCTTCGGCGTCTGCCTCGGGATGCAGGCCATCGGCGAGGTCTACGGCGGCGACGTGGTCCACGCGCCGGCGCTTATGCACGGCAAGACGAGCCGCGTCCGCCACGACGGCTCGGGCGTCTTCGAGAACGTCGAGCCCGACTTTGTCGCCACGCGCTACCACTCTCTGATCGTGGACCGCGCGACGCTCCCGGAGCCTCTGGCGGTGACGGCCGAGAGCGCCGAGGACACCAGAGGCGAGGGCATCATCATGGGCCTTCGGCACAAAACGCATCCCGTCTGCGGCGTCCAGTTCCACCCGGAGAGCGTCCTCACCACGGAGGGGCCGAAGATGGTGGCGAACTGGGTGCGGGCCGCGCTCGCGCGGGCGGGTACGGGGTACGAGGTACAGGGTACGTCGTCGTGA
- the trpS gene encoding tryptophan--tRNA ligase — MEAAPTTSASPDAPSPDAPSPEASGVPSLLSGIQPSGTLHIGNYFGAIRQHIANAANTEGRTDAFFFIANYHALTSLRDAERLRQLTFDVALDYLALGFDPTNAHLFVQSDVPEVTELTWVFLTLTPVSQLEKGVSYKDKVAQGLSANGGLLAYPILQAADILAYGDPSAPVLVPVGADQKQNIEIARDLAIRFNNVFAPEAEPILPVPEARIMEEVAIVPGIDGRKMSKSYGNTIPIFEEGKALKKIIMSIVTDSTPLEDPKDPETDNVFALIKLFAGGDEAAEIAESYRAGGYGYGHAKKALLGMVEKQFAEARERRRELAARPDDVWDVLRQGATAAQEAAAATLSRVREATGLATTIR, encoded by the coding sequence ATGGAGGCCGCTCCCACCACGTCCGCGTCGCCAGACGCGCCCTCGCCGGACGCGCCTTCGCCAGAGGCCTCTGGCGTGCCGTCGCTCCTCTCGGGCATCCAGCCCTCGGGGACGCTGCACATCGGCAACTACTTCGGCGCGATCCGGCAGCACATCGCCAACGCGGCGAACACGGAGGGGCGCACCGACGCCTTCTTCTTTATCGCCAACTACCACGCGCTGACCTCCTTGCGCGATGCGGAGCGGCTGAGGCAGCTCACGTTCGACGTCGCGCTGGACTACCTCGCGCTGGGCTTCGACCCGACGAACGCGCACCTGTTCGTGCAGAGCGACGTGCCGGAGGTGACCGAACTGACGTGGGTGTTTCTCACGCTCACGCCGGTGAGCCAGTTGGAGAAGGGCGTCTCGTACAAGGACAAGGTGGCGCAGGGCCTCTCGGCAAACGGTGGACTTCTGGCGTACCCGATCCTCCAGGCCGCTGACATCCTCGCCTACGGCGATCCGAGCGCGCCTGTCCTCGTGCCCGTCGGCGCCGACCAGAAGCAGAACATCGAGATCGCGCGCGACCTCGCCATCCGCTTCAACAACGTCTTCGCGCCAGAGGCCGAGCCCATCCTGCCCGTTCCCGAGGCGCGCATCATGGAGGAGGTCGCCATCGTGCCCGGCATCGATGGGCGCAAGATGTCGAAGAGCTACGGCAACACGATTCCCATCTTCGAGGAGGGCAAGGCGCTCAAGAAGATCATCATGTCCATCGTGACGGACTCGACGCCGCTGGAGGACCCGAAGGACCCGGAGACCGACAACGTCTTCGCGCTGATCAAGCTGTTCGCTGGGGGTGATGAGGCCGCTGAGATCGCGGAGAGCTACCGCGCGGGCGGCTACGGCTACGGCCACGCCAAAAAGGCGCTTCTCGGGATGGTCGAGAAGCAGTTTGCGGAAGCGCGCGAGCGCCGCCGCGAGCTAGCGGCGCGTCCGGACGACGTGTGGGACGTTCTCCGCCAGGGTGCGACCGCCGCGCAAGAGGCCGCCGCCGCCACGCTTTCCCGCGTCCGCGAAGCCACCGGCCTCGCCACCACGATCCGCTAA
- the trpE gene encoding anthranilate synthase component I, with the protein MTFDAFQSFVSDHLPSAIARGHRLAVPVWSRRSADLLTPVSAFLSLREPGTFGFLLESVEGGERLARYSFLGKRPYLVIESRGGRSLIHRPPGAYTGDGAPHAVECVDESAFDALGAMLEGVDQPTVPGLPRFTGGAVGFVGYDAVRQVEAMGVGPPDLLGLPDGVWAFYDLVAAFDHVRHQLVLMATVFLDVETDLRSAWEEAQDRLLALETDLTAPAAPGDPIRLLGEPSSSVERGAYEAAVRTAKDHITEGDIFQVVLSQRFATPFEGDSFNLYRALRQVNPSPYLFYVDVDGLEEDGSQFTLVGSSPEVLARVDPRGTDRRAEVLPIAGTRPRGATPEADQALADELLADAKERAEHLMLVDLGRNDLGRVSDVGSVRLERYAQVERYSHVMHLVSSVTGAVGERKATDVLAACFPAGTVSGAPKVRAMEIIDELEPIRRGPYAGAVGYAGFDGALDTCIAIRTFVVKDNTAYVQAGAGVVADSDPAAEFDETRHKAAALIQALQTASGDLL; encoded by the coding sequence GTGACTTTCGACGCCTTCCAGAGCTTCGTCTCTGACCACCTCCCCTCGGCGATCGCCAGAGGCCACCGCCTGGCCGTGCCCGTGTGGTCGCGGCGGTCGGCGGACCTGCTGACGCCCGTCAGCGCGTTCCTGTCGCTACGAGAGCCGGGGACGTTCGGCTTCCTGCTGGAAAGCGTGGAGGGCGGCGAGCGGCTCGCGCGGTACTCCTTTCTCGGGAAGCGCCCGTACCTCGTCATCGAATCGCGCGGGGGGCGCTCCCTCATTCACCGGCCGCCGGGCGCCTACACGGGCGACGGGGCTCCGCACGCCGTGGAGTGCGTGGACGAGTCCGCGTTCGACGCGCTGGGCGCGATGTTGGAAGGCGTGGATCAGCCCACCGTCCCTGGCCTGCCGCGATTTACCGGCGGCGCGGTCGGCTTCGTGGGGTACGACGCAGTCCGGCAGGTTGAAGCCATGGGCGTGGGGCCGCCGGACCTGTTGGGCCTCCCCGACGGCGTGTGGGCGTTCTACGACCTCGTCGCCGCCTTCGACCACGTCCGCCACCAGCTCGTTCTCATGGCGACGGTCTTCCTGGACGTTGAGACGGATCTCCGCAGTGCGTGGGAGGAAGCTCAAGACCGGCTTCTGGCGCTCGAAACGGACCTCACCGCGCCAGCGGCCCCTGGCGACCCGATCCGGCTGTTGGGCGAGCCGTCGTCCAGCGTGGAACGCGGGGCGTACGAAGCCGCGGTCCGTACGGCCAAGGATCACATCACCGAGGGCGACATCTTTCAAGTCGTGCTCTCGCAGCGATTCGCGACGCCGTTCGAGGGCGACTCTTTCAACCTGTACCGCGCGTTGCGACAGGTGAACCCGTCCCCCTACCTCTTCTACGTGGACGTGGACGGTCTCGAAGAGGACGGCTCGCAGTTCACTCTCGTGGGCTCCAGCCCCGAAGTCTTGGCACGCGTGGACCCACGCGGGACCGACCGCCGCGCCGAGGTCCTCCCCATCGCCGGAACGCGCCCGCGCGGCGCGACACCAGAGGCCGATCAGGCGCTGGCAGACGAGCTTCTGGCGGACGCCAAGGAACGCGCCGAGCACCTGATGCTTGTCGACCTCGGGCGCAACGACCTCGGTCGCGTCTCCGACGTGGGCTCGGTTCGGCTGGAGCGCTACGCCCAAGTGGAGCGCTACAGCCACGTGATGCACTTGGTGAGCAGCGTGACCGGCGCCGTCGGCGAGCGCAAAGCGACCGACGTCCTCGCAGCGTGCTTCCCTGCCGGAACCGTGAGCGGGGCCCCCAAGGTTCGCGCGATGGAGATCATCGACGAGTTGGAGCCCATTCGCCGCGGCCCGTACGCGGGCGCCGTCGGCTACGCCGGCTTTGACGGCGCGTTGGACACCTGCATCGCGATCCGCACCTTCGTCGTCAAAGACAACACGGCCTACGTGCAGGCCGGAGCGGGCGTCGTGGCCGATAGCGACCCGGCGGCCGAGTTCGACGAGACCCGCCACAAAGCCGCGGCCCTGATTCAGGCGCTCCAGACCGCCTCTGGCGACCTCCTCTAG